The following coding sequences are from one Eucalyptus grandis isolate ANBG69807.140 chromosome 11, ASM1654582v1, whole genome shotgun sequence window:
- the LOC104427937 gene encoding RNA polymerase II C-terminal domain phosphatase-like 4 has protein sequence MANLSKSKPTSFACPNPSLSFSIACDGTKRQKVECKHPAIHEGKCLLCESAVDDDHSVAFGFLHPSFRLSYVFADKMRELSTAAALGLKKLHLVLDLDHTLLHTIRLFNLTPGEEDRLIPEAEWNAVGGPEGQGDVFLTGTEAGEGSITKLRPFVREFLREAHEMFELTVYTMGGRVYSSRMTKLLDPDGLYFSDRVIAREDCTVRGRKSLDMVLAKESNILIMDDTETVWPDHAANLIAIEPFYFFSHGSKKRSVRPSFGHDGEQDCVLATTLQVLKEIHWRYFDSEPGIKGRDVREVVQQVQSRVRNISGDQASPGDAL, from the coding sequence ATGGCCAATCTGTCTAAATCCAAGCCGACCTCCTTCGCCTGCCCCAACCCATCGCTCTCCTTTTCGATCGCTTGCGATGGGACGAAACGGCAAAAGGTAGAGTGCAAGCATCCCGCGATCCATGAAGGCAAGTGTTTGTTGTGCGAAAGCGCTGTCGACGATGATCACAGCGTTGCCTTTGGCTTCCTTCATCCTTCTTTTAGGCTTAGCTACGTGTTCGCCGATAAGATGCGTGAGCTGAGCACCGCGGCCGCATTAGGGTTGAAGAAGCTTCACTTGGTCCTCGACTTGGACCACACCCTCCTCCACACCATCCGGCTCTTCAATCTCACCCCCGGGGAGGAGGACCGACTCATTCCCGAGGCCGAGTGGAACGCAGTAGGTGGTCCGGAGGGCCAGGGCGACGTCTTCTTGACCGGGACAGAGGCCGGCGAGGGTTCCATCACCAAGCTGAGGCCGTTCGTGCGGGAGTTCTTGAGAGAGGCCCATGAGATGTTCGAGCTCACGGTCTACACGATGGGTGGCCGTGTGTATTCATCCAGGATGACGAAGCTGCTGGACCCCGATGGGCTATACTTCAGCGATCGGGTGATTGCACGGGAGGACTGCACGGTCAGAGGCCGCAAGAGCCTCGACATGGTCCTGGCCAAAGAATCCAACATACTGATCATGGACGACACCGAGACCGTGTGGCCGGATCATGCAGCCAACCTGATAGCGATCGAGCCATTTTACTTCTTCTCTCACGGAAGCAAGAAGCGGAGTGTGCGGCCCAGCTTCGGTCACGATGGTGAGCAAGACTGCGTGTTAGCAACCACTCTTCAGGTTCTCAAGGAAATCCACTGGCGTTACTTCGACTCGGAGCCAGGAATCAAGGGCAGGGACGTGCGGGAGGTGGTGCAACAGGTCCAGAGCCGAGTCCGCAATATATCTGGTGATCAAGCTTCTCCTGGAGATGCACTGTAA